TGGCGGCCTGACCCGCAAGAACGGCGACACCTTCCGCGCCAAGATCCTTTCGCGCGGCAATACCGTGGATCTGGCGACGCTGTACCGCGATTTCCGTGGCAAGGATCCCAGCGTCAAGGCGCTGTTGGAAAACCGTGGTTTGACGGAGTAAGTGATGCGCGTGGGTCGTTGACGTATGCGCGTGTAGTGCATGCGGTTAGCAATCGAAACGGGATGGCCGCAAGGCCATCCCGTTTTTGTTGCGTCGCTTTTGATGCGCCGCGGTCGGCGCCGCATCATGCCGGTTGCGGCGCCTGATCATCCTCGATCTGCACGATCACTTCGTGCGACTGCGATGTGGGCGCTGTTCCCGGACGCAGCCGCTCCACTGCCTGCGGCAGGGTCAGCGACGGCGCGGCCTGCGCTGCGGAGGACGTGGCACCGTGCGGTTGGGTGAGCGCTTTGGCCTGACCCAACAGCTGTTCCACATCGTTGCCTTGCAGTAGCGCGTTGATCGCTCGGCTCGCCTTGGTCGCCCGACGCTGGGACAGCGCTTCGTTGGCCCCCCCCATCACGCCACGTAAGACTTGCTGCTTCAATCCGATGTCGGTGTCGCCCTCACGGCGATTGTTCTTGACGGTGATGGCGGTGTGCTGATTCAGCGCGCCGACCGTAGCCATGGTTCCGGACAGGGCAGAGATCGCCAGGGTCTGTGCGGTCGGCACGTTGCGCGTTCCACCCTGCGCCGCAGAGCTGGCCTTGCCGATCACCGAGGATGCCGCGCTGCCCAGCACGCCGAGATGGAACATCTGGCCAATGCGTTGGGCGGTCTGTGCGGAGAACTCGCGCGAGGTGTACTTCTTGGCGATATCGTTGATCAGTTGCTCCGACACCACCGACTTCTCGGCGCCGAGCAGCACCGCTGCAGCGACACCGTCTGGATCGAGTTCGTCCAACTTGCCTTCGCGCAAGGCTTGTAGATCCTGGCTCAGCAGTTTCAGTGCCTTCGCCGGGCCGGCGCCGTGGCCCGCTTGCAGATCCAGGTTGTCGGCGTCCGCCGTCCCCTGCGGCGAGGGCGACGCGGCCAGTTCCGCCTTGAGCGCTTTTTCCATCGACACCAGTCCGTTGATGACGCGTTTCACCAGAGCCTGCGTGGGAGACTGGATCAGTTTGCGCAGTTTGATCTGATCGATCTCCTCTGCCGCAACCGGCTCGCCACGTGCAAGTTTCAATTTACCCGTCTCGGTCAATACATCGGCGTACAGCAGATTGAGCTTGTTGTTGTAGTCCTGTTTTGCCTGTTCGTCGAAGCCGGCGGCCACATGCTGCGCAGCTGTCATCAACAGGGCACCGACGGTCTGCGCGGTCGGCGACAGCGCCCGCATTGCGCCGGTTTTGCTCAGCAGGCCCAGCATGCCCGCCAATGGCGAACGCAGGATGCGCGGGACGGCCTGCCAGCGATTGCCCATCCATTGCCGGTCGTGCGCGCCCTGGGTCATGACAAAGTCGTGCTGCGCCTGATGCAGGCGCTTTTCGGCTTGCAGCAATTGGTGGGCAGCGGCGATGAGGGCGTCAGTTGGCGGTGCGGCGGGAGTCTGGTCTGCGGCGCGCTTGAGTTGTCTGAAATTTTCTAAGCACCCGCTGAATTCGACAATATGCCTTTCCAGCGCCTTCGCAAGGTCCGGTAGCCAATGCTTGTCGTTGATCTGATTCTTGTCCGGCACGATGACGTGACCGCCATGCTCGCGGATGGATTCGCACAGGCTGACCACTGCCGACTGCTGGGCCGCATTCATCGGTGCGGCGACGGCCGCTGTTGCAAAGCCCAATCCTGCGCCTGCCCATGGCTGACGGGTTGCGTAGTTGATCCACGGCGAAACGATGAACTGCATCGCATTGTTTAGAAAACTACCGGTGGGATTGGGCATGCCGGACAACAGCGCGGTGCGTCGTAAGTCGGAAACCTCGACGTCGCTCAATCCCTGCGCCTGGTACCAAGCCATCGCATCCGTTTCGTGGATGCGGCTCAACAAATCTGTGTGTGTCGCTGCGCGTTCCTGCACGCCGGTGGTGTCCGGCAGTTTCATCGGCCTGACCTTGTTGATCAATTCGGCGGCCAGTTGCGGCTCGACGGCACGGTTGTTGTCGTCAGCCAGTTTCTCTTTGAGTCGCACCAGCGACGCTTTGCCAGGATGCGACGGCATTACAGGCTGCGAAATCTGCAGACCAACCGTGTGCAGGTGGCTAGCCGTATGAAATGCGTCCGCAGTGGCGTCTGCGGTCTCCTTGCCGCGCTTGTTCGGGCGGCTGGATAGCTTGGTCAATGGGCCACCGGGCTGGGCATCCGAATGGCTGGGCGAGGCATCCTGGGACGCTTCTTCTTCGATCTCATGGATGTGAGCACTCGACGCTGACACAGTGCGACTGGGCGGATTGGCAGATGCAGCAGGTTTCATCAGATTTCTCCTGGCGCTTGATGCAGTGGCGGCATCGATCAATGGCCGGTGCCGAGGAATGCGATCGCCTCGCAGCCCTGAGCTGGGCGCATTGTCGAGGGGCGGCGTGGTCGCCATGGCTCGAAAAGAGCACTGAGTTCAAGCACGCGACGAAACCGTTGCCGATGAAAGATCAAACTGCGGATCGCATTGCTCAGAGATTGAACCACTCTACAGTGTGCATCTTTGCCGGATAGCAGAACCGATGTCGCTGCACCCGAATCCCCCTGTAGGTGTGGGCGCCAAGGTCGGGTGCGCTGCTTCCCATGGCAGGGTTGGTGAAGCGTCACGCGGCGACGGGTGCCGCGCGCATCCGCGTGCGAGGTGTGCCATCAAAACGTCATGGCAACGCGTCGGCATGCCTCAGGCCAGTTACCGCGTCACCACCATTCCATCCGACGCCGCTGCCGCCGCATCCTGCCGCCACCAACGCACGCGATTGGCCGGCGCCTGCAGATCCACCCGCTCGCCCATGCACGGCGTGACCAGCGCAACGCCGGCGCTATCGGCCAACGCCACGATCCGGTCCAGCGGCTCCTGCCAGGCGTGCATGGCCAGATCGAAGGTGCCGTTGTGGATCGGCAGCAGCGTCTGCCCGCCCACGTCCAGATATGCCTGCAGGCTCTGCTCCGGTTGCATGTGCACATGCGGCCATTGCTGGTCGTAGGCGCCGTTTTCGATCAGCGCCACATCGAACGGGCCGAGCTGCTCACCGATGGTCTTGAAGTGCGGCGCGTAGCCACCGTCGCCGCTGAAGAACACCCGCAGCTCCTCGTGCTGGATCACCCACGAGCACCACAGCGAGCGGCCGCTATCGAACAACCCGCGCCCGGAAAAGTGCTGCGATGGCGTGGCGGTGAGCTGCACACCGTCCACGTTGAGCGAGTCCCACCAGTCCAGCTGCCGCACCTTGGCCGGGTCCACGCCCCAACGTACCAGTAAATCGCCCACGCCCAGCGGCGCGACGAAAACGCCAACGCGGTCGGCCAGTGCGCGGATGGTGGCGCGGTCCAGGTGGTCGTAGTGGTTGTGCGACAGGATCACCCCGGCCAGCGGCGGCAGGTCGGCCAGTGCAATCGGCGGGGCATGGAAGCGTTTGGGGCCGGCGAAGGAAAACGGCGAGGCGCGCTTGGCGAACACCGGGTCGGTGAGCCAGAAACCGCCGGCCAGCTTCAGCAACACGGTGGAGTGGCCAAGCCGGTACAGGCTGCGGTCCGGCGCGGCGAGCAGCTGCGCGCGAGTCAGCGGCAACACCGGCGGTGGTGTGGACGGTACGGTGTCGCGTGGCTTGTCGAAGAAGAACGTCCACAGCAACCGCAGCTGCTCGCCCAGGCGCAGCGAGGTGGTCAGCGTGGGCTGGGCGTTGCGAAACCGGCCATTGCGGAACTGCGGCGAAGCGGCATAAGCGGAAGAAGGGGGGGGCACGGGCGGAATCCGTCGGCGGGGAAGTGATTACACTGCACAGTGTAGTTTCCGCGACGTGAAAGTAAACTGCCCGGTGTAAAATCAGCGCATGTCCATTCACTCGTCCACTTTCGCTGCGCCGCAGCGGCTGACCGACCGCAAGCGTCACGCGATCCTGGAAGCGGCGATCGCCGAGTTCCGCCAGCAGGGCTTCGAGGCGACCAGCATGGACCGCATCGCGGCCACCGCTGGCGTCTCCAAGCGCACGGTTTACAACCATTTCCCCAGCAAGGACACGCTGTTCGGCGAGATCCTGCGCGGGCTATGGCAGCGCAGTGCCGAGGCGGTGAGCCTGGCGTATCAGCCCGGCCAGCCATTGCGGCCGCAGCTGCTGGAGTTGCTGCAGCAGAAGCTGCGGCTGCTGGAAGACCCGGCCTTCATCGACCTCTCCCGCGTGGCGATTGCCGAGGGCATCCACTCGCCGGCGCGGGCACGCGAACTGCTCGCGCAGCTGGGCAGCAAGGAGGAAGGCACCACCACCTGGGTGCGCGCCGCGCTGGCCGACGGCCGGCTGGTGGCAGTGGACCCGGCCTTTGCCGCACAGCAATTGCAGGCCCTGGTGAAGGGCTTTGCGTTCTGGCCGCAGCTGGCCCTGGGCCAGCCGGCCCTGTCGCCGGAAGAACAGGCGCAGGTCGCGGCGTCGGCGGTGGACATGTTCCTGGGCGTGTACGCGCGTCAGTGAGTGCGCATTGCGCGTGCCGGGCGTTGGCTCTTGGATGGCGGGCACGCGCGCAAGCCGCTACAGATGACCTGCGTCAGTCGGCACGTACGCATGCAAGCCGTGCTGCCTGCCGTCGGGTTGGCGCCCCAACTCCTGGAGACGCCCAGCTGTGCCGCCCACGACCTGCGGGTCACGCGCTTCCAGCGAAGCGGCCTGCAGGCCGAGCGGCCCCGCAGTCGCCGCTAGTCCTTCGACCACACCGCCAGCGCATAACCGTGCGGATCGGTGAAGTGGAAGCGCCGCCCGCCGGGAAAGGCGAACACCGGCCGGGTGATCTGCCCGCCGGCGGCTTCGATGCGCGCCTGGCTCTGTGCCAGGTCATCGGAGGCCAGCACCACCAGGGCGCCGCCGGGCTGCGGCGTGCCGTGGAAGAATCCACCGCTGAGCCGGCCATCGCGGAACTCGCAGTAGTCGGGGCCGTAGTCCTGAAAGGTCCACGCGAAGGCCTCGCCGTAAAAGGCCTTGGCGGCGGCGATCGAGGTGACGGCGAATTCGAGATAGTCGATACGGTGCTGGGTGTCCACGGCGGGTCCTTGCGAAGGCGAGGGCCCCAGCATGCCGGCCGCGCGCACCTGTGGCTTGGCGAAAACGGCCAACTCACCGCGCGTGTTGCTGCACCAGCTCGCGCGGCGCCAGCCCGGCCAACTGGCGGGCATCGCGTACCAGGTGCGGCGCATCGCCGTAACCTGCGGCCAGCGCGGCGTCGGTCAGGGTGCGGTGCCGGTGTGCAATGGCCAAAAAGCGCTGCAGCCGCAGAATCCGCTCCAGGGTCTTGGCGCCATAACCGAAGGCGGTCTGGCAGCGCCGCCGCAGCGCACGCTCGCTGATGCCCAGCGTGGCGGTGAGCGCGGCCAGCTGCATCGGCATGCCGGCCGCCAGCTGTGCGAACAGCCAGGCCATGGTCGGGTCGCTGCGGCCAGCGTGCTGCTGACACAGTGCCTGCAGCGTCAGCACGGGGTCGGCGCCGTCTTCGAGCCGGTGCTGCCAGGCCAGCCCGGCGGTGCCCCACAACGCGTCCAATGCCACGCGCTGGTCGGTGAGCGTGTGCAATGCGGTGCCCAGCACCGCCGTGGCCGCCCCGGGCGCCAGGCGCACACCGCTGAGCACGCGCCCGGCCGGCACGCAGGCCAGGTTGGCCGCGCGATCCGGCCCGGCCACGAACAGCTGCGCACCATCCCAGATCAGGTCGACATGCGCGTCAGGCAGCACCCGCACCGGCGCGTCCGCCGCCGCACCCTGGCGAAATCGCCAGCTGCACAGCAGTTGTCCGCGCAACGCGGCAGGTGCGGCGCGTTCGGCATAACGGCTCACAAGGTCGGTCATCGTAGCGGGCATGGCGCGTGGACGTAGAGCTCAGCGTAGCGCGCGCTCAGCGCTCGGAGTGACCACTCTCGTCGTAGCCGCGCGGGGTGAACAGGTCCGGCTGGATCAGTTCGATAAAGGCGCGTGCCTGCGGCGAGAGGTATTTGCCCTTGCGCACCACCACGCCGTAGCTGCGGGTGGGGAAATAATCCTTGAGCGAGCGTGTGGCGAGTTTGTCGCGGTCGGCGTCGGTGACGCAGATCGCGGTGACGATGGAAATGCCCATGCCCATCGCCACGTATTGCTTGATCACCTCCCAACCGCCCACTTCCAAGGCCACGGTGTAGGGCACGCGTGCCTGTTGGAAGATCAGATCGACCAGCCGATAGGTCACTTGCCTACGCGGCGGCAGGATCAGCGGATACGGCGACAGATTCTGCAGCGTAACTATCGGCTTGCTTGCCAGCGGGTGATCGGGCGGGGTGATCAATAACTGTTCGAAGCGATATACCGGCGCGTAGTTGAGGTCGGCCGGCACGTCCAGCATCGAGCCGACTGCCAGGTCCACCGCATCCTCGCGCAGCAGATCGGTGCCATCGGCGCTGATGGCGTTGTGCAGTGTCAGGCGCACGTCCGGATGGCGCGCGCGGAAGTTGGCCACGATGCGCGGCAGCAGGTACAGGATGGTGGAGCTGTTGGCGGCGATATTGAGCTCGCCGGCGTCCAGCCCGCGCACTTTCTCGCGGAAGGCGGCCTCCAGGCCGTCCAGGCTTTCCACCAGCGGCAGCGCCATGTCGTACAGCAGCTGGCCCTCGCGGCTGGGCGCCAACCGCCGGCCGGAGCGTTCGAACAGCGCCACCCCCAGGTCACGCTCCAGCGCCTGCAACTGCAGGGTCACCGCCGGCTGGCTCACATATAGTGCCTCAGCGGCGCGTGAGACAGAGCCCAGTCGCACCGTCTGGCAGAACGCGCGCAGCGGCTTGAGGCGGTCGGATTTGTAGGAAAACCGAGGGGTTGGCGCCATGGCTTTAGGGGTTTGCGCCTAACTATAAGTCAGGCTTATTTACAGCATTGATAAAACTGCTTTGTCAAATAGATTGCCGAGGCGCAGGTTGGAGCTCCGGATCACACCAGGATTCCCCCAATGTCTGCCACCGCCGCTTCCGCCCGTCCCGTCGCCGCTGACCGTGCCACTCCCGGCGTGTCGCTGACCACCCAGCTGGCGGGCCAGGCCGAGCTGCTCCCCGCTGCCGCGCTGGCCCTGCTGGTGTCGCTGCACCGGGCGATCGAGCCTGGCCGCCAGCAGCGGCTGGCGCAGCGTCGCAGCCGCCAGGCCGCGTTCGACGCCGGCCAGTTGCCCGACTTCCGCACCGACACCCGTGCCATCCGCGCCAGCGACTGGCGCGTAGCCGAACTGCCGGCCGCCCTGCAGGACCGCCGGATCGAGATCACCGGCCCTACCGATCCGAAGATGGTCATCAACGCGCTGAACTCCGGCGCCAAGGTGTTCATGGCCGACTTCGAAGATTCCACCGCGCCTACCTGGCGCAACCTGCTGGCCGGGCAGCGCACGTTGGCGGCCGCGGTGCGCGGCGAGCTCACATTCGATGCGCCCAACGGCAAGCACTACGCGCTGCGTCCGGAACACGAACGTGCGGTACTGATCGTGCGCCCGCGTGGCTGGCACCTGGACGAGAAGCACGTGTTGATCGATGGCCAGCCGATGGCCGGCGGCCTGTTCGATGCGGCGCTGTTCGCCTTCCACAACGCACGCACGCTGATGGCCAAGGACCGCGGCCCGTACCTGTATCTGCCCAAGTTGCAGAGCATGGAAGAAGCCGCGCTGTGGGAGACCGCGCTGGCGCATATCGAAGCGATGCTCGGCCTGCCGCACGGGCAGATCAAGGTCACCGTGCTGATCGAAACGCTGCCTGCGGTGTTCGAGATGGACGAGATCCTGCACGCCTTGCGCGCACGCATCGTCGGGCTCAATTGCGGCCGTTGGGACTACATCTTTTCGTACCTGAAAACCTTTCGCGCACATCCGGACCGCGTGTTGCCCGAGCGTGGCCAGGTCACCATGACCCAGCCGTTTCTCAAGGCGTATTCGGAACTGCTGATCAAGACCTGCCATCGTCGCGGCGCGCATGCGATGGGCGGCATGGCCGCGCAGATTCCAATCAACCACGACGAGGCCGCCAACGAACAGGCCATGGCGCGCGTGCGTGCCGACAAGCTGCGCGAAGTCAGCGCCGGCCATGACGGCACCTGGGTGGCGCACCCGGCACTGATTCCGGTGGCGATGGCGGTGTTCGACGAGCACATGCCCACCGCGCATCAACACCATGTGCTGCGCAACGATGTGCACATCACCTCCGACATGTTGATTGCCACACCGCCCGGCGGCATCACCCGCGCCGGTTTCGAGGGCAATGTCGAGGTCTGCGTGCGTTACCTGGCCGCGTGGCTGGACGGCAATGGCTGCGTGCCCATCCATAACCTGATGGAAGATGCGGCCACTGCGGAAATCAGCCGCGCGCAGCTGTGGCAGTGGCTGCATCACGGCCGCCATCTCGATGACGGCACCGCCATCGACCAGCACCTGCTCGACACCACTCTGCGGCAGTTGCCGGCGCGCCTGGGCACCACTGCTGGCGTGCCGGGCGGCGCACGTATCGCCGAGGCCATCGGCTTGCTCGACCAACTGAGCCGCGCCGAGGAACTGGCCGACTTCCTCACGGTGCCTGCGTATCGCCTGATCGACTGACCGCCGCGCGCATGCGCCGGCTACGGCAGGCGCATGCGCGCATACCGATGCACCCCAGAACACCCGCGTTGCAGCTGCGTGCTGCGCGCAATGGCAACGCCTTGCCTGCAATCACGCAGCACCGCACCACATCACACCGCCCAACACCGCTGCATTTGCCCCATCCCTGCCCGAGGAGACGCACGATGAGCACACCGCTGCAGACCGCCGAACAGATTCAGCATGACTGGGCCACCCACCCGCGCTGGGCCGGCATCACCCGCAATTACACCGCCGCCGATGTGGTGCGCCTGCGCGGCACCGTGCACGTCGAGCATTCGCTGGCACGGCTGGGCGCGGACAAACTCTGGACATCGCTGCATGCCACGCCCTTCGTCAACGCCTTGGGCGCGCTCACCGGCAACCAGGCGATGCAGCAGGTCAAGGCCGGCTTGAAGGCGATCTATCTCTCCGGTTGGCAGGTGGCGGCCGACGCCAATCTGGCCGGGCAGATGTATCCGGACCAATCGCTGTACCCGGCCGATTCGGTGCCGGCGGTGGTCAAGCGCATCAACAATACCTTGCTGCGCGCCGATCAGTTGCACCATGCCGAAGGCGATGATGCGATCGACTTCCTGCAGCCGATCGTGGCCGATGCCGAAGCCGGTTTCGGTGGCGTGCTCAATGCCTTCGAACTGATGAAGGCGATGATCGAAGCTGGCGCAGCCGGCGTGCATTTCGAGGACCAGCTGGCCTCGGTGAAAAAATGCGGACACATGGGTGGCAAGGTGTTGGTGCCGACCCGCGAAGCGATCGAGAAATTGAATGCCGCGCGGCTGGCCGCCGATGTGCTGGGCGTGCCCACCGTCTTGATCGCACGCACCGACGCCGAAGCCGCCGACCTGATCACCAGCGACGTGGACGACAACGACCGCGGTTTCACCACCGGCGAGCGCACTGTGGAAGGCTTTTTCAAGACCCGCAACGGCCTGGACCAGGCCATCAGTCGCGGCCTGGCCTATGCGCCGTACGCGGATGTGATCTGGTGCGAAACCGGCAAGCCGGACCTGGAGTTTGCCCGCGCCTTTGCGCAGGCCATCCATGCCAAGTTCCCCGGCAAGCTGCTGGCCTATAACTGCTCGCCCAGCTTCAACTGGAAGAAGAATCTGGACGACGCCACCATCGCCAGGTTCCAGACCGAACTGGCCAGCTATGGCTACAAGTTCCAGTTCATCACCCTGGCCGGCTTCCACGCGCTGAATTACGGTATGTTCCACCTCGCCCACGGCTATGCGCGCAGCCAGATGAGTGCCTTTGTCGAGCTGCAGCAAGCCGAGTTCGCGGCCGCAGAGCGTGGCTTTACTGCGGTCAAGCACCAGCGCGAAGTGGGCACCGGCTACTTCGATGCAGTGACGCAGGCGATTCAGCAGGGGCAGTCCTCGACCACCGCATTGCGTGGCTCCACCGAAGAAGCACAGTTTCACGGCGAGAAGGCGGCTTAGCCTGCAGCGGGCCGCCAGCGTGCCGACCCCGGGAGGGGGAAGGGTCCGGGAAACCGGACCCTTTTTTTGCGCTGAAAACCCGTCATTTCGTCTCTTTGTCTGTGAGAACAAGTGTGATCTGGTGCTGAACAAAGCCCTCATGTACGATTCGACGACGGGCCGGCGCTGCAGGTCGGCCTAAGGGATCTGGATGACCTGCCATACCTCCAACGGCGCCGTCGAACCGACTGGAAGCGTTGCCAAAACACTCTCCGATGGGCTGCATGCCTTGATGACCGCCGAAGAACTCGCGTTTTTCGCGCGTTTCGGCCGTATGCGCGAGATCGCCGCAGGCCAGGCCTTGTTCGAACGCGGCGCGGTGGGCACGCAGATGTTCATCGTGGTCACCGGCCAGATCGACCTGGATTTCGGCGAAGACCTGATGCTCAAGCATCTGGGCCCGGGCGAGTTCTTTGGCGAGCTCGGCCTGCTGATCGGCGACCACGCCCGCAGTGCCGGCGCCAGCGCTTCGGTCGACAGCCGCCTGATCGAACTGGCACACGACGATTTCCAGCGCCTGGTCGATCACGACCCGTCGATGGTGGCGCATTTCCTGCGCCGCTCCATCGTGCGCGTGGTCAATAACGAGCAATTGCTGATCCGCCAGCTGCGCCGCCGCAACCACGACCTGGAAGCGGCGCTGGACAATCTCTACGTCACCTCGCATCAGCTCAACCACACCGAAGAACTCAGCCGCACCGACGAGCTCACCGGCCTGCACAACCGCCGCGGCCTTGCGCTGCATTTGCAGGAATGTCGCCGCGGTGGCGGCGCGCCGGGCGTGGGCCTGATCCTGATCGACTGCGACCGCTTCAAGCACATCAACGACGAGTACGGCCACCTGGCCGGCGACCGCGTGCTGCAGAACGTTGCCCACGCGCTGCGCTCGGTGATCGCCGAAGGCGACCTGGTCTGCCGCCTCGGCGGCGACGAATTCTGCGTGCTGGTGGCGCAAGGTTCGATCGAGCTGGTGCAGCACATGGGCGAATGCATCGTCAACGCAGTGCAGGCGCGCCAGGCCAGCAGCCCGGATGGCTGCCACAGTTGCTCGGTGAGCGTGGGCGTCTGCAGCATCGACGCCAGCACCTCCTATAACGACTGGTATACGCGCGCGGACACTGCGCTGTACCAGGCCAAGCGCCAGGGCGGCAACAGCCTGTGCGTCTATGAAGCATTGCCGTTGGACAACAGCTAAACGATGACCATCCGCAGCCACGCACGCAAGGAGGCGTCGTCGGAAGCGATCCAGGCACCGCGTCTACGCACCCTGTTGTTGACCGACCTGTGCGATTCCACCGCGCTGGTCGAACGCATTGGCGACAACGCCGCCGCCGCACTGTTCCGCGAGCACGACCATCTGGTGGTCAAGCTGCAGCAGCATTGGCGCGGGCGATTGATCGACCGCTCCGACGGCTTGCTGCTGTTGTTCGATCGCCCGATCGACGGCCTGGGCTTTGCGCTGGACTACGCGCGCGGCCTCAAGCTGCTGGGCGAGACGCGCGACCTGGTCGTGCGTGCGCGCCAGGGCCTGCATGTGGGCGAAGTGCTCACCTGGCGCAACAGCGATGAAGCGGTGAGCATCGGCGCCAAACCGCTGGAAGTGGAAGGCCTGGCCAAGCCCACCGCGGCCCGCCTGATGTCGATGGCCCGGCCCGGGCAAATCCTGCTCTCGGCGGTGGCCGAATCACTCACCCACCGCGCCGCCCGCGAACTCGGCACACCCAGCGAGCGCCTGCTGTGGAAATCCCACGGTCGCTGGCGCTTCAAAGGCATGCCCACGCCGATGGAGATCTACGAAGTCGGCGAAGTCGGCCTCACGCCGCTGCGCGCGCCAAAGAGTTCTGCCAAGGCATGGCGGGATATTCCGTTGTGGCGGCGGCCGGCGGCGTTGCTTGCCGAGGCGCTATTGGTGACCACGGTGTGTGTTGCGATCTGGTTCTTCACCCGCGCCGAGCCCGCAATTGCGTTCGCCGAACGTGACTGGGTGGTGGTGGGGGATCTGCGGAACCTGACTGGCAACACGGTGCTTGACAACTCATTGGAGCAGGCACTGCGGATCAGTCTGGAGCAGTCGCGCTACGTCAATGTGCTGAGCGACATGAAAATGCGTGACACGGTGACGCGCATGAAGCGCGACCCGGACCGTGTGGTTGTCGATCGCGCCATCGCCTCGGAGATTGCGATACGTGATGGCGCCAGCGCCGTCATCCTGCCCACCGTTGCCGAGATCGGCGGCAAGCTGCGCCTGAGCGTGGAGCTGGTGGACCCGCGCACGCAGACCACGGTGTACTCGGAATTCGTGCAGGGAAATGGGCTGCCGTCTGCGCTCTCTTCGGTTGATCAGCTCACGCGAAAATTGCGTCAGGGCCTGGGCGAAGTAGTAGCCTCGATCGACAAGACCTCCGTCCCGCTACCGGCGGTTACCACGGCAAGTCTTGATGCGCTGCGCGCCTATGCACTGGGTGTGGATG
The nucleotide sequence above comes from Xanthomonas campestris pv. campestris str. ATCC 33913. Encoded proteins:
- the aceA gene encoding isocitrate lyase, which produces MSTPLQTAEQIQHDWATHPRWAGITRNYTAADVVRLRGTVHVEHSLARLGADKLWTSLHATPFVNALGALTGNQAMQQVKAGLKAIYLSGWQVAADANLAGQMYPDQSLYPADSVPAVVKRINNTLLRADQLHHAEGDDAIDFLQPIVADAEAGFGGVLNAFELMKAMIEAGAAGVHFEDQLASVKKCGHMGGKVLVPTREAIEKLNAARLAADVLGVPTVLIARTDAEAADLITSDVDDNDRGFTTGERTVEGFFKTRNGLDQAISRGLAYAPYADVIWCETGKPDLEFARAFAQAIHAKFPGKLLAYNCSPSFNWKKNLDDATIARFQTELASYGYKFQFITLAGFHALNYGMFHLAHGYARSQMSAFVELQQAEFAAAERGFTAVKHQREVGTGYFDAVTQAIQQGQSSTTALRGSTEEAQFHGEKAA
- a CDS encoding GGDEF domain-containing protein, which produces MTCHTSNGAVEPTGSVAKTLSDGLHALMTAEELAFFARFGRMREIAAGQALFERGAVGTQMFIVVTGQIDLDFGEDLMLKHLGPGEFFGELGLLIGDHARSAGASASVDSRLIELAHDDFQRLVDHDPSMVAHFLRRSIVRVVNNEQLLIRQLRRRNHDLEAALDNLYVTSHQLNHTEELSRTDELTGLHNRRGLALHLQECRRGGGAPGVGLILIDCDRFKHINDEYGHLAGDRVLQNVAHALRSVIAEGDLVCRLGGDEFCVLVAQGSIELVQHMGECIVNAVQARQASSPDGCHSCSVSVGVCSIDASTSYNDWYTRADTALYQAKRQGGNSLCVYEALPLDNS